In one Culex quinquefasciatus strain JHB chromosome 2, VPISU_Cqui_1.0_pri_paternal, whole genome shotgun sequence genomic region, the following are encoded:
- the LOC119766307 gene encoding probable serine/threonine-protein kinase PLK, translated as MLLPDQTYEQANSNQQQQQQQQQQLQQQKHHQDYLRRSYDEFNRIIDLKEIDVKRLQRNIFDSGVVAEGEDGREVRPEDGRIPQQKVIVQTN; from the exons ATGTTGCTGCCAGACCAAACGTACGAGCAGGCCAACagcaaccaacaacaacaacaacagcaacagcaacaactccAGCAGCAGAAACATCATCAGGACTACTTACGACGATCATATGATGAATTCAACCGAATCATCGATCTGAAAGAAATCGATGTCAAGCGGTTGCAGCGCAACATTTTCGACAGCGGCGTCGTGGCCGAGGGCGAGGACGGACGGGAGGTTCGCCCGGAGGACGGACGGATCCCACAGCAG AAAGTAATCGTTCAAACCAACTAG